The proteins below are encoded in one region of Deinococcus detaillensis:
- a CDS encoding excisionase family DNA-binding protein, producing MTLHHTPSAAEQALAQAAQQLLSQAPLKLSRDVTLTPELTQLLSEILGQLGKGQSITVLSQDQELSTQAAADVLGVSRPYLIEQLLEGRKLPYRKVGKHRRIRLSDVLTYQQHDLAERQALAREITEIGQEIDPY from the coding sequence ATGACCCTGCATCACACGCCTAGCGCTGCCGAACAAGCATTGGCACAGGCCGCACAGCAATTGCTCAGCCAAGCCCCCTTGAAGCTCAGCCGCGACGTGACCCTGACACCAGAACTCACTCAACTGCTCAGCGAAATTTTGGGGCAACTTGGTAAGGGCCAGAGCATTACCGTACTGAGTCAAGATCAGGAACTCAGCACCCAAGCCGCTGCCGATGTATTGGGCGTCAGCCGTCCTTACCTGATTGAGCAGCTTTTGGAGGGGCGCAAACTCCCTTACCGCAAAGTTGGCAAGCACCGCCGCATCCGCCTGAGTGACGTGTTGACGTACCAGCAGCACGACTTGGCCGAGCGGCAGGCGTTGGCGCGGGAAATTACGGAGATCGGCCAGGAGATTGATCCCTATTGA